The following DNA comes from Paraburkholderia sp. PGU19.
TGCGAGCGGCCCCTTAGCCGCTGTTGCTTCAGCGATCGCGGCCTCCTGTCGGGTGATCGCAGTCATGGCTCGAACTTGTGGATCGATTTCCTCGATCCGCGCAAGGGCGTCCAGAATGATGCTGTTGCGTTCCGTCGGATCGTTACCGATTCGCTTGAGAAGATTCAATCCCGAGACGGGACGATAGATGGAATTTGCATTCATCAGATTGTGGTCATTGTGGTGTGCTTTATACGCGCAGGTGTTCAAAAATCGAACCTGCGGCCCTTTCATCCTTGGCATTTCCGTGATCGACAATCTCGCCCTGCTTCAGCACCGAATAGCGGTCGACGACCTTCAGCGCGAACGCAACGTTCTGCTCGACAAGCAGGATCGTCGTACCGTGGCGGCTACGTTCCCATAGCAAAGCTTCCGCCAGGCGATCAATCACCGACGGTTGCAAGCCTTCGGTTATCTCATCAAGCAGGATGATCGAAGGACGCATCATCAGCGCACGGGCGACCAGCAGCATCTTCTGTTCACCGCCGGACAGCGTGCCGGCGTACTGTTTAAGACGGCTCTTGAATACCGGAAAGATCGGCTCGATTTCGGCGAAGCGCTCATCAAAAACCGATACCTTCTGGAGGCCGAGGCGCAGATTGTCACGAATCGTCAGATCCTGAAACAACGCATGTTCCTGCGGCGCATAGGCAATCCCTGACCGCGCGATCCGGTGCGGTGGCAGCCTGGTGATGTCCAGTCCATTCAGACGGACCGAGCCGGCTTTCTTTGGCAGGTAGCCCATGATCGTCTTGAGCAATGTGGTCTTTCCCATCCCGTTCTTACCGAGCAGGGCGACAGCTTCGCCGCTCGATACAGTCATCGACAGCTTTCGAAGCACGACCGAGGCCTTGTATCCGCTCGTGACGTTCTGCAGGTCCAAAGCGATCTGGCTCATGATGCCTCCCCGTGTTTGGCGGTACCGTCACCTACGACAGGTTGGGCGGTGCCAGCATAGATCGTCTTGACGAGCTCTGAATCGACCACGTCATCGAAGCTGCCTTGCATCACAATTTTTCCCTGATGAAGGACCACGATGCGTGTGGCAATTTCGGCCACGAAATCGAGATCGTGTTCCACGAGCAGGCAGCAAAGCTGATATTCGTGTGCCAGTGCGGCGAG
Coding sequences within:
- a CDS encoding ABC transporter ATP-binding protein, which codes for MSQIALDLQNVTSGYKASVVLRKLSMTVSSGEAVALLGKNGMGKTTLLKTIMGYLPKKAGSVRLNGLDITRLPPHRIARSGIAYAPQEHALFQDLTIRDNLRLGLQKVSVFDERFAEIEPIFPVFKSRLKQYAGTLSGGEQKMLLVARALMMRPSIILLDEITEGLQPSVIDRLAEALLWERSRHGTTILLVEQNVAFALKVVDRYSVLKQGEIVDHGNAKDERAAGSIFEHLRV